The following proteins come from a genomic window of Proteinivorax hydrogeniformans:
- a CDS encoding CPBP family glutamic-type intramembrane protease, which yields MDAYTFSIKQALNVGFVKVKDNFLQLAQYLFILALAVVTLEFLVKTSSVYSVEYFLRIMRHFLLVLLTFSIIKICFNVYDGKKVQSIDLVNNYKYIPFFLGAILFGFLIMGVMSSFGLLIFAFVLGIFLISRFLFFLHFIIDENKGVFSSFNESWELTTDKGFKLLFFIILACLIMLAPILLGNLTSYILLEILCFFIFVFFALPFGVMTTIFVFRDLKENRSPWAKDYTGKGAKPNRFLVAIRKRKEGTFLDMLWNIIKVLLVFYMSLSLSISFIASVVSWTYRQPTRVDFEVGSILGAIIAFCIYTWMVEKRNKNLFQICRFKKITWQKSIAAFAAGMGFVSLSLVLLRVLGISPPTLNSNEIRTLEHIIILFSGTVIAVLLEEIVFRGFLFGELKEKLPLLVAVVVQAVIFGAMHMSVAQGIYSTILGIGLGLSMIWTGSIWAPILIHAGNNIFSLVSALVFGGLNIYFNVIFIIVVLPLTFGYLFKNKVPQYNDKGKTLDSTMEI from the coding sequence ATGGACGCATATACATTTTCAATAAAACAGGCTTTAAATGTTGGGTTTGTCAAGGTTAAAGATAATTTTTTGCAGCTAGCACAATACTTATTTATCTTAGCATTAGCTGTAGTAACTCTGGAGTTTCTGGTTAAGACTTCTAGTGTATACAGCGTTGAATACTTTTTGAGGATTATGAGACACTTTTTATTGGTACTTCTTACTTTTAGCATCATTAAAATTTGTTTCAATGTTTATGATGGTAAAAAAGTTCAGTCGATAGACTTAGTAAATAATTACAAATATATACCATTTTTTTTAGGGGCAATATTATTTGGCTTTTTAATAATGGGGGTAATGAGCTCTTTTGGGCTTTTGATTTTTGCTTTCGTTTTAGGTATCTTTCTAATTTCTAGGTTTTTGTTTTTTCTTCATTTTATTATAGATGAAAATAAGGGAGTGTTTTCATCATTTAATGAAAGTTGGGAGTTGACAACTGACAAGGGCTTTAAATTATTGTTCTTTATAATATTGGCTTGCCTAATCATGTTAGCTCCTATTTTACTTGGCAACTTGACTTCTTATATTTTGCTAGAAATCTTGTGTTTTTTTATCTTTGTATTTTTTGCATTACCCTTTGGAGTAATGACAACTATTTTTGTGTTCCGCGATCTTAAAGAAAATAGAAGCCCGTGGGCAAAAGATTATACTGGCAAAGGCGCTAAACCTAATAGATTTTTAGTAGCCATTAGAAAGAGAAAAGAAGGAACGTTTTTAGATATGCTCTGGAATATCATAAAGGTATTGCTAGTGTTTTATATGAGCCTGAGTCTATCTATAAGTTTTATTGCATCAGTAGTATCTTGGACATATAGGCAACCCACTCGGGTTGATTTTGAAGTAGGCTCTATTTTAGGAGCCATTATAGCCTTTTGTATTTATACTTGGATGGTTGAAAAAAGAAATAAAAACCTTTTTCAAATATGTCGCTTTAAAAAAATAACTTGGCAAAAAAGCATAGCTGCTTTTGCCGCTGGTATGGGGTTTGTATCCTTAAGTTTAGTGTTATTAAGGGTGCTGGGAATATCACCTCCCACTCTTAACTCGAACGAAATAAGGACTTTAGAGCACATAATAATATTATTTTCTGGAACAGTTATAGCTGTATTGCTTGAGGAGATAGTTTTTAGAGGTTTCTTATTTGGAGAGCTAAAAGAGAAATTACCTCTGCTAGTAGCAGTAGTAGTTCAAGCGGTTATTTTTGGAGCAATGCATATGAGTGTTGCACAAGGAATTTATTCTACGATACTAGGTATAGGTTTAGGATTATCAATGATATGGACAGGATCTATATGGGCTCCTATATTAATCCATGCTGGAAACAACATTTTTAGTTTAGTATCTGCATTGGTGTTTGGGGGACTTAACATATACTTCAACGTAATTTTCATTATAGTAGTACTTCCCCTAACCTTTGGCTATCTATTTAAAAATAAGGTGCCGCAATACAATGATAAGGGTAAAAC